CTGTAAACAtgcactattattattattattattatcataataaGCCAACAGTATGTTGAgtcttcatattttttactGTCTTCTTTCTGGTAGTGGAGTGGAGCACCTCCATGGATGTCAATTTGCTGCTGCATGACCCGCTGTCAGAGAACATGGCGGCGTTCTGCAGTCTAGATGGATGTAGTGACTGTAAGCTTTTTGGACCACCCTTTTAGACTTTCTAACTTGTTCATGTGACTGGATGCCCTGAGGGATTAATACCAGACAATGGCCATTTTGCTTTGAACCAACCATTTCTGCCTCAAAgcattaaatgtgatttttgtagtaccttaattactttttttaaccacaatCATCATATTATGTCACAAGGTTAAAATTgtgcatttgttttcttttgctgttgttttgaaAGTGAATTGTTGCCAGTCAAGTAAATGTCCATAATTTCCTTTTTCTGtccagtgtttgtgttcaagCCCTGCGAGCCACGGCCACTGTTTTGCCAAAAGGCAGTGTGTCAAGGAAAAGTGACCCGGGCCGTCTTCTCGCCAAGAGAAACCATACAAGAAAGCTGCGATGAGAATTGCCAATGGCTCAACCGATCCCAGCTGTATTTCCTCAGCCAGCACATGGTAGGCCAAAACACTGCTTTAAGTGTGAGATTGTCCTCAACTTGAAAAAATCCCTTTCTGTGCAGGACCTCATGACATTTATAACCAAGGCAGAAGAGAAGCGACTGATGGCTTCTAATAAACAGGTACATTAGTTGATAAGGCATTTTATGATCTTggccacttttttttgtaaaaatctatGTCCTTTTGGCCGTCTCTTAGTTTTCATTGCATTTTATGACGGAACACCGTTTAATGAACTCTTCTGTTTATTTGGAGTGAAAATGTTAATGAGTCATCGTGCCCTGCTGTATGTTTAACCATCACAAATTGAATgcatagttaaaaatacatttattttgggacattagttttattttaatcatttttgttttttatgacccacattttccactatttttaattaacatttgcCATGTCATACATAACCATGAGCACCCCCTCCCTGCTATTTCAATTCATATTGACTGTGGGCTTCCCTTTGCAGTTTGCCATCGATGACACCGTTGCCATGACGCCGTTCCAATTATTGCTCGGCCAACAATGGCGAGAAGGAGACAATCTTGGCCGTGCAGACAATCCTGACTCTGCAGAGAGGCTGCAGCTTCCGCAGGGCTCTGCTGCAATTAAAGAGGTGggctatttaattatttttatataataaaatatcactATTGGAGCAGCCTTCATTTTGAGGAAGAATTGTGGATAGCCACGGTTAATTTACtaattgactgttttttttttttgtgtgtggataGTTTCTGCAGACGCCTGCGCACGTCCTCCCTTCTGCCACGTTCCTCTGCTCCATATTTGTACAGTCATTGCTCATCTCTGTCACAGACTCCAGGTCAGTTCACTTACTCTACGCCAATTGACTAGTTTTATATAGTGTGTGTAGTCTGTATAGTTTAATAGTGGTGCCTTGACACATGGCTTTCTAGGGCTAtgagctgtcatttttttacagtttttccgAGCCCAACCTTTAAACGGTGGATAAGAAACTGAGTAAAGTGCATTAGTGCTCGCACTTGGTCACCTAAGTCAGAAAATGAAAGTGTAATCGGTTGACTGCCGCCAGGTGCTGCTGGTTTCAGAAGAAGCATCGCTAGTTATAGTGTCTGTACTcaatcagttggaacaaaaatgtgacctttttttggaatagtttggacacccctggtatagaatCCATTGACGAGCATACCTGTCAGATGCATTAGTCAACAGGGATGATCTTGAGAGGTGCAGATGATCCACTGATGGTATTATTGCGTGGGTGGGTTGAATAATGGTTAAGCCTTTCTTTCAGAGGTCATTTTTGCAGTTTGCACTTATGAAAGTGCACAAGCAGACAAATTGACTTCTGCTAATTTCTCACATGGGTTGCATTGGAAGGAGAAATTGTTGATGATAATGAAAAATTGGTCATGTTAAGGACTTGCAACTCATTGTTGTTATGCCCTTTAGTAAACCAAAACAGACAGAGGAGGAAATGGAAAGCGAGAAAGAGGAAGAGGGGTCCTCCGATGATGAGGACATGGAAACTGGCATGGCAAGAGCCAAGCGAGTAGAAGAAGGCAAGGAGGTCGAGACAACGGCACCCACGTTGACGCGAGCGCAGGCCAGAGAACTGAGACGAGTGAAAAAACAGGAGCGCAGCTGGCTATGTGGTCTCCTTGACCTCTAAGCAAACATTGAAAAGAGAAATTCAAGTTGGAAATTTTTATATTTGGCTATTTTAACGTGTACCACCCATTGACTGAACCATTCTATACTGGCAAACTTCTCATTGCAACAACCTGTTTTTGCTATTCGAATATTTTGGCAATGAGAATCAGTGGAAAGTttaataattcaatgaaaaatacagtaacatGTACTGTAAACCTGTCATGACCATTTTTTAGGACTGCTGGCATATTTCAACGTTAAATTTAATTGTCACAGAAACTCTTAAAGGTCAAAAACTATTAAATGTAGCCATTCAATTtgttggctgtcattgacagatAGGCTTCCTTTCCCCTTAAACTATTATTGAACATTTTATATATCAGATAAGTCGATAAACTAAATATTGTGGCAGCCCTAATGTACTGTATATACTTGTGTTTAGTGTCATTCTTTCGTAATTCTTTCGTACGaatgataaataaaaagaaaaacactaaatAAGACTGCATTCTATTTTTTGGAGCTTTTATATTCAGGAAAGTACTGATCTTATGCAAGAGCCACCTGTAAgttttaatgacatttattgtCACTTGTTTAAGGCTTAGAGGGTTTTACTTATGCCCATTTCAACCTCATTAAGAATACAAAGATATGACAAAGCACGTGGCTCCTACTTCATATTTCTTGGTATTTTCAAGGTTCAATGTCTACAGGCGAGAAGTGGTTGTAAACACATTAGATAAAACTTTGTTCAAATGAAAGGCCTTCTTTTGCTAACAATTACTTGAGATAAAGTCAGCTTCCAAGAAAACTGTCTTTTTGACCGTCACATCACAAGACCAATCCGATGGAACTGATTAGACTGTACCAATTAAAGCCATGTTCAAATCTGTAAAAGGTGAATAAGTCATACTCGTACAAAGTCCAACACATTGTGGGAAAAAATCACAAAGGTAATCTTGCCTATATATGTTGACCCACTTTGGTTACGTGACTAAGTAGAATACAAAAATGTTGCCATTGCTTCATCGATATTTGACTGAATCTTGTATTtgtgaatccattttttttctcccctggcTGTCAGCCAAGGAAATCCGCTAAGAAGGGAAGTGAGAAATGCTGATAAGTGAAGTCTCATGTGACTCTGGGCCCCAAATGTGACCTTGGGAATTTGCAGGCTCATgcaaaacccattttttttcttacttcaatcatatttttttgtttttgaatgaataaatgcctcATATCGCTTAACAGATTTGAGATTTTTATGTCGAATATGAACAATGCattattcgttcattcattttctgaacagcttatcctcacaaggcttgcaaggggtgctggagcctatcccagctgaactCAGGcacttggaggaaaaaaacacacaggcaAAAAAAGTATTACAACCCTATGTTGGTGCTGTTGTGTCATTAAGTCATAAATTTAGGATGATCACTTTATGATCGGGTTCATCATCGAGACAAGAAATGGCCTACTGAACATTTATGAGGTCAATCCACCTTTCCAAGAATCATCAATTAGTAGCTACTTCTAACTAGTTTTAATAGTTAAAAAGCAAATGCATACTTTTTACCAGAATGCGGGTATGAATCTACAATTTTGTGATGACACTATCCTTTTAACAGCACAATATTTGCGATGTTATACCAAGTCTGTCATCATTCCATTCAAGAGCCTTTGATTCTCttagttcaaataaattgggtGTCTATTGCTATCTATGGCAGCCACCAAGGACTATCATGTATACAGTCATGGTTTATGTCCAGCTATTTTTACTTGGAAAGCAGTCATGTAAGCCAGAGACATAAATCCACCCTTTAGACATGAAGTCGTTAGCCATTCTTAAGTGTGTTCAACAGGaaaactttaaaacaaaagGGATTCTGTGACTTGAGGAATGTGCAAGTCACTAGGTGAAGCCAAGAATATAAACGACACAAAGCTTGCATAAAAAATACTTGACTCTTTAAGCTGGCGATACTGAAGGTCCTTTATTATGCACGCCTCTTGCATTACAAACAGCACCATCAATTTTTATTCAATGGAGTGATtcataacaaaaagaaaatcactaTCTGATTAAATGAAACAATACACATGTACAAAGTGTCATCCATGCATGAAACTGAGATCACAAGAACAATTTGACAAtacaaagtatatatatataaaaacatttaaatggaccatcacaataaccattttttaaaactttttttgcaaatggaaATATGGATTCTGCCTGAAAATGTGTTTATGGCTTTTTGTAATGATTCCTGAAAAGCTTCCAGAAAGTGGTACTGAGAATCaagcaaggaaatagaaaagtGAGCATTGTTCATAAGGCGACTTTGCACTTTAGTAGCAAAAACTTGGATGCTCCCTGCAAAAATTGGCTTTGCTTTTTACTGCATTTGGTGTCTCCCATACACACCCTAACCAGCAAAACCACAGCAAAATCTAGCTTATTCCTAATGGGTGGCCAACCTTTTAGTGTTGAGTGGTTGTCAAGGATACAATAAGACAGAGTGGTTGCTAACCTTTCTTTTGTCATATACACCAATACTTGATACCTCTCCTGTTATTTTGATCTAGAACGTTTTTCAACCAATTAGAGcgtcaaatttttaaattgggaaattgacttacaaaatattaacatacttttCCACAAGTTTTATTCACTCTGAAACATTCCAGCTGTTTGTGAGAAATAAACACAACAGGAGGATTAAATTACACAGATGAGGACCCCCGTTTGAAAAACATGGATCTTCTTTTTTATCATTTGTGGATAGCCAAAGTAAATACGACCTACATTCAGACCCCCAAATGGAACTGTGACTGACATACTTTTGCACTATTTTCAGCCATAGTTCACCAGTGGACTTAAtcttgtgcaaaaaaacaatcaaacatcAAGTGTAATGACTGATATCATTCCAAACAGACTAACAAATCAGATTTACTCATTGGCATCAATCCATTTTGGCTGGGAGGGCTCTCGGCCAATGACCACTGTCATTAATGGAGCTGAAAACGTCACTCACAGTCAACCCTCCAAGTTCAAAACagttggatgtctatcaccgtcaatagcAGTCAATGAGTTTAGTGTAATGACTGATGTCAATCACATAAAGTGCTGGCGCAACCACAATCACAGATGCGGGAGACTCGAAAAAGACAATTCTATCTAGCAAAGCTGTAATTACAAAGAGGGAGCAATAAGTAAACGGAATGACAGTGGGAAAACCTtggtaaaaaatgattttgctaCTGCATGCAAAATTGCAGTTGAGAAAGTTCAAGACAAATGAAGGGATTTCCCTCTCTTCTTCCACACATCTATTATCCCGGACTTTGGTAACTGATAGCTATTGAAGCCACTGCATAGGTTGTTGGTTTTCTCCCTGGTTGAGGAATATACAGCTGAGACACTTATCCAAAACACCACCTGCATCACCTGAATAAATAGGGTCATTTGCATAAGCCTTtacccaagcaaaaaaaaaatacttgagaTGCTGGTGTTGCTGTTTggacacagtaaaaaaaaatatcccaaactatgGAACTAACACAGAACTATAGCTAAGACACTTCAAGCACCAATGACATAAATTCAACGCTGAATGTTGTCTCGTTATGCTTTGTTCATGAGTATGTGAtttacattcaattcaatcactTATAAAAAGAACATTAAGACAGGCAGGATTTTTCAACCATTTTCTCTTGACATAAAAGATTGTGCTTAAATATGTAGTAAACCACATTCACTCATGAACATTGTTAGTGTACCAAAGAGACAAGCATAACTGAGTTCAAGAGAAATTTGTCTAATCTGAAATTCAGGCTTGGATGACGCAACTCTGACCTCGACTCACTGCTCCTCCACTCAACTGGCTAGATGTAAAGATGTTAATAACGCTGCAGTAGGAGTTGTATATTCACTGTATATATGTTTTATATACCCATAACACCAAACTACAGTATATTGATATATACCAACAAAGATCACcgtgaaaggcattttagatggCATTGTCAGGTGAGGGATTGCCCTCCGTTCGGACCTTCTGCTCAGGTGAGCAGCAGAGGAACAGACGAAGGCCAAGACTCTTGAAGGCAAAGTAGAAATACATAATGTGGCCCGTCGCCACAAACGACACAGAGATGATGACCAGCAAACCAAAGGCTTCGGGGTTGGGTGCCAGGATAACCATGATAAAGTGCAGCAGGTCCAAGAGGTAATTCATGGAGTTTTGTACGCCATTGATCACGCCTCGCTCTGACTCGATCACGTTCTCCTGGATCAGCTGAGTCACCGTCAGGTCAAAGGACCACAGGCCTGGATGGGGAAAATGGCACGTAGTCAATTTACGATGACACTAAACTTCGCTGGAGGAACTGCGTCATTATTGGGATCAAGGGTTGAAAGTAATTGTACTAACAGTCCGTGTGCAAACTGGATTTTAGCCTCAAAGTTCAAGCAACTTCATGAAAATTATAAAAGACAATATTCTAACAGATCAGCAAAATGCTCTAAAATGAAGAACGAGCAAGTAGGTTTGGAGTATAAATACTTTTGGACCTTCAATCATCAGGACTGAGGACAAAACTCCAGACATCCCAAAATTTTAAACTAGAAGTGGTCAAATGAGGTGAGAAGGTGATACTTACCGACTCTTGCAGCAATGACGCCTGCAAATAGAAAGCTGACAGACACGTAGTTGCGGCTCAGCACTTCTTCACCCGGTGGACTGGTGGCGGTTAGGTTCCCGATGGTGAGCATGCCCTCAAGGCTCTCAATCATGGGCAGGGTCTTTTCCCCGACGACCTGGGAGTACACCTCCTGGAAGGGCGAAACGCTGAGATCCATTGGGCTCCCGGGTGCGAAGACGGAGAAGACGCAGAGCATAAGGGACGAGAGCTGGGCCACCCCAGAGATGAAACCAGTCCTGATTAGGCCACACTTTTTTCGAACCCACGTGAAAGCGACTGTGCCGCAGATGCCCGACACGGCCGAGGCACCCATCAGGAGGCTGAGGACCGAGCCGTTGAGACCCTGGGTGTAGGCGTAGCCCGTGGTGATACAATCAAAACCCAGCACGGTCATGTAGAGGAAAGCCAGGGATATCCCAGCGAAGAAAATGCTCTGGTTGTAGTAGGCCTTCCAGCCGGCTTTCAGGGTGCGCAGCGGTTCGGTGACTTTGTAGCAGCGGCTTTGCTTTTTGGGGACCTTGACCATGACCTTGAGTGTTGGTGATGTTGCTTCTATCATAGGTTGAGAGGAGTCCTCGGGACTTTGGCTTGTCTTGGATTCTGCAAAACACAACTGGGGATTACCATGGGCTACTACTCTCATTCACTGTGGAATTCAAGGATGCTTGAAGAAGGTGCTTTGTCCTGGGGAAACACAGGAGAATTTGCGGAAAAGAATGAAGTCATTTCTGTCAAGTACCTGGGTCGGGGCTCAGTTGTTTGAGTTCCTCTTCGTTTTGCTCCTTCTGTCCCGATTTGACGGCCAATGCCGGTGTCTTCTGGTAGACCTTCCACAGTAGCATGTATTCCAGAAACATGGACAACAGGTTCCAGCCCGAAATGAAGCCACAGCCAATGAAGTGGGAGCCGAAGGCCATGATTTGGCCCACGAGCATGGGAGCCAGGATGTTGGTCAGTTGGTCGATAATCCGCAAGGTGGCATTCATATCTGTTGGATGAGAGGGTTACTACAGTCCACTTACAAGCTCTGACATGAAATGTAAAACGGCAGGTTTAAAGTCCAGGTCAGACGTGATAAAGGATCACGTGAAGGCCACATTTGCAAACGATAAGTGCCAACACTGACCTGCCAATTTGCTGCTGTCCTGACCTGCCACAACCACCACCCAGTCCCTTTGGATGGTGATGGACATTGCCGTACTTGCAAGGTTGGCGACGTTGGCAACGCTTATCACCAGGATGTAGCAGGTGGTCTGGAAAAATAGTGGATATGTTCAGTAGCTTGTGAGTGAGAAAGTTAGGTCAAAGTTCCTTTCACAGCCCATTTACTATACTGCTTATCTTATTAGGGTTGCTGTTGAATCCACATTCAAACTCTTAATAATGAAAATCAGAGGCACATGTGCACTACCTGCCCGCCTTCTTAAAAATGCCACAGCAGATACTCGCCATTCTCTGCCCAGTATAGTGAGAATGTTCATCCTCTGGGTTTACATATCCATAGTTTAGACACTATGCATAGATGTTATGTATTACCCATCAGCCCATCTTTGCTATTGTAAGATAGGAGCAGTATGATGATTGGTAAACCAGGTAACATCTTCAATAGTCTGTTTATCATTTTTGTTAACTATTTTGTATAGCATCATTTTATGAAAATTCAAATCTCAAAATGGTTTGCCTAATAAAGGACCTAAAATATGAGTACAACGTGCACTGATGTCACTTTTGCATGGTCCAACACAACTGCTGCTTTTGCTGCTGCAGGCTGGTCAGAATAGCAACAAGAAAAATGCATCAACAGGCCTGGCCACATTTCACTGTGGGTCATATGACCGGCTTTGAAGAACCCGTTGACTTGCACAACCCTTCAAAAAGACCCTCAACAGTAGTCCAACAAGTGCAAACAAGCCTTTAGTGCTCACTAGGCCATTGTTTTGCTTCTGTTAAAGCCTAAAAATTAAAAGGCTAATCTGTTTTACAACCCGATGACtacttttttttgatgcaaaaataCTCTCAGCCAACCGTTTTGCGCCGAACTTCCATGATAACGTTTTAATTGCCCATGATACTGACGTGGAAGTCCATATCAGTCAACAGGTATGATTTGTTGGGTCAGACTTTTTGTACCTCAGGTAAAAGGgcataggaaaaaaaagcttccagCAAGATTATGTAGCAAATATATGGGCGTCTTACCAGCAGCCATCCATTGTATAACTCCGCGAGCTGCgctttaaaatggaaaaccacCATGAGGAGACCTCCGCAAGCGATGACGCAACTGTTCTGGACGACCAAAGATGtctgggccactgtgggtgtgCAAAAATAGCCATTAAGGATAGACGTGAACAAATAGAACAGATTTGCTTGTTTGGTCATTCCAGTGCTCCTGTGGTGAACCCTTTTCCCTTTCAATGAATTTACTGCACTCTGGTCCATTCAAGTGCTCTTTGTCTTTGTTAAATGTGCTTGGCAGAATGGTTTTATAGCCAGAAATTAGTGAGTTAGAATGGACTGATTTACTATGGTAGTAGATAGTGCGCACACAAAATACATGACAGTGAAACttgaaatattttatatctACAATGTAAGATGGTTTATTCAGCCAGGCCAGAAATTGGTCTCACCTTTGAGTCTGGGGTTCCTGTCCACCCAGTCACCGATGATGGCTCCCAACAGCAGTACCGACCCAGCCACTACCAAACCGTACACGGCTGTCAACAATAAGCTGTCTCCATAGAGCTCCACTAGAAACACAGCCACGGCAAAATTCCACATTCGGTCCCCCTGTGAATTAAAACAGTATGAAGGAGAATTGACATTGAAATTATGTGCTCATACAATATTGGATTTTATTAACTAAGTTATAACTGACTCTTAAATAATGAAATTCAATTACTAATTCAGTGGTGTGTTCAGTGCACTTTAGATTTTGAAAGTATAATGACATATTCATATCCAATAGTCATTGTCTTCATTAGGTCATCTGAGAATAATTTCTTTAATAGACCTAATATGAAGTTTGCTGAAAAGATCAGTGCATTTTGGATTGGCTGTACACTTTAGGTTGAATTAACCAAGCACGGGTATTTTTGTGATGTATTATTCTAAATTATTTAACCTTATATAAATGCAGGAGAAACCGGTGACCTGCACCGTGGAGATGCACGACTATGTAATAACGTTCTGCTGATGCATGATTATGTTAAAAGATCCATATCAATATACAATAGCACtccaaaataaatgtacatacccatgttgacaatgcATGTCCCATATAGATGAGCAATTTTGATGAAGTGAAGAAATTTTGCAAGGATTCTGCACAgcggaggaggaaaaaaataggcgAAAAATTCGTTAAAACGAAGAAAAAATTGAAACAACACAATGTCACTTGCTACTTACCACAACATGTCTTCTTGGCTGGGGAGTTTTCCATGTTTATTAGGAAAAACAGTTGCTTTTGATGTAGGAagatcctttttttcccagtgtTACACGTCTCGGAAACAATAAGATCAAAACAATCAAATGTCAGCGACGTCTCTTGCTCTCGTTTTCCTCCTCTCCAAACTTAGCTATCACTGTAGCTGAAGTCGGAAAGAAATGCCTCAATAAGTGGCCGAGCAAGTACGAAAACCGGCAAAATGCagcttgattttaatttttttgggccCCCAGACGTCACTGGGCTTTCAACGACTCTTTTACTCTGGAGCTGTGTTTACGTCTGCTCGCATATAAGCGCTCCCCTCCCAACCCCCATGTCACATGATCCGCCCCTCAGTCACGTGATCAATTCAGCCCGCTGCTGCCCTCAAGTGAATTGTCCATATTActcaatttttcttttctttctgctAAAATACGATCAAGACGTGCAGAACGTGACTCTTTAAGCCAACATATGAAAGGCAATTAGCTCTACTAAAGGCAATCTTTGCCTCCAAAATATTTGGCTCCACActcaaattcaacatttttcaattaataataacaataaggtGTTTTCCCCTCAACTACCATATTACATTAATTTTCTTCTTTAATATTCCAACATGTTAGTATTCATTTGGTTATTTTGTCACTTTCATACTACAAGTTTGAATTCAAGTTtgtattatctttttaaataattatagaATTGCCATAatttcttttgggtttttttttcccatttcattttactgtttctttgttttgttatattgttttgatttatgttaGATACATTTTGGATATATGAATTAAAACAGTATGAAGgagaattgatttattttattattgtaaaTGCTGGTCTTGGACCAGTGTTTATCATTTTGGTCAGTATGACAGTCTTAgcaactaaaatattaacaaaaagaaCTCGACTAACTGGTCTAAACATGTAGCCAAACAAGCAATTAGTGACCAGTGTGTCAGCATTTCATGATGACTTGCATTGTGGACCTGTCAGTAACACTGACACACATGTAAAGCCAATGTAAAGAAGGATTAAGTTGGGGGGGTTGGTGTCAAATTGTAACCGGAGAAAATGAACAACACCCAAGTGACCACCTGACTATTTGTTGGCCTTACCTGCCTTTAGACAACAACATGGGCTTGGCACATCCATGGCGGCCTGAGTTCGATAAACGATCCTATTTGAAAATACTATCTGACCTGGTTTCTGAGAAGTGAGATAATCAACATTTAACAGCTGTTTTTGATCGGTATATTGTGTACCGTGCATTAAGCTATGTTTTCTTCATCTCTGTGGCCCACTCTTCCTTGCACAATTGTTTGACCTCAGGACGTTGGAGTGTTTTCAAACATGAACAGCTTTTTCAAGGTCATGCCAGAGTAATTTAAACAGATTCAAGTCTGGACTTTAACTAGACCGCTCCAAAATCATCATTTAGTGGGTGTTCTAGGTGTTTTGGGCCAATTTGACATGGAAAACCTTGAAAACTGTTAAGGTTATGTAAATGCATCTGATTTATTCTGAACGcttgcaagttttttttatgaactattcaaatattttcattggGATCCCTTTTGGTCACGTGGCAGATATCAAGTCTATAGTCCACATCTTGCCAAACGTGTTTCAGCATTGCAGAGTATGAGATATCTGAAAACCTAAGCATAGAAACTACCCGATCCATCTGTCTTCcagttttgtgtttgttttgaataactaAGAAGTTAAATTGTTGGTGtggaattgttgttgtttggcaAAACCCAAGTGAGGTGATAAATTAATGGTTTTATGTAGTGTGGTCCAGAACCTGAAGCATAAAGCCTCACCTATGACATTATTGCCACTGCCTAAGAACTTGTGTGATCTTTTGTGATCTTTCAACCGTCATCTAACACTTATGTGAAGGCGGGTTGTGGTGTCATCAGCATCTTTAGATGGTTGCCAAGATGATATTCTTCCCAACAACTTTATCCAAATCACTATTGCACATTCTCGTGAATGTAAGTGCTGCTCTCTTGTGGCTCAACAAGCAATTGCCCATCTACATGTTTAGTGTAAAATTATTCAACTAATGAAAATTACCCCAGATTAAATTCATAtattcttttcaaatgaaaacaaaggtCATATTTGTTTAAGTTAACAACCTTGGTGTAAATCAAAACATAGTAGTCTGTAATAAAATCATTCCTAATCAAACAGAGAACACACTTTACTTCACTATCAATTCTATGTGCAACAACAGTTTTTCTTCAAtacatatatgaaaaaatagaagaaaaaggaaatgtttATGCAATTATAGAActtagttttcattttattcgtgattttttaaaaagaaactatTATAATGTCTTAATGTGTCAACCTTAGTCTAAATTATACTAGAGTAACCCTAAAAGACTCAACCATATGATCtataattgcaaaataaatggaatgaatgaaaatatgacTATAGGTTGCAATGCTAGAAATTGTTGGAGGAGGGCGACAAAGCGACAGATTTGCGTCCATgcacgaagaagaaaaaaagacgtCAACAAACCGACAACGCTCATCATGCCTTCTGCTGTGATTATGGAGGAGAATTTTGACAAACTACTCGAGCAGTGCGAAACTCAAGAGCTCGAGGTATGGAAtcaaacaaaaatgagaaatcCCCTTTATTTATGTGCATCTTGTGTCTGCAACTTCAGCTTCGATCATTAGATTACAGGATCTGGAGGCTAGACAGGCTGGAAAAGCTAACAGAGTActgaaataatagtaataaaagcTTGTTTAACACATCCGATATATGTATTTCAATGAAAATGGTCATAGTTTGTCCTTTTCGTGGTCCGATTTCGCCAGTTTTCTTAATAAGAGTTTGTCAGTTCGATGATGAGTGGTGGGCGGGTCATTGATGGCCACCATTGAACACCATTGGTTCTATACAAATTCATTTGCCTTGCTTTGtcactggattataaatgatcatttattatttttcttttccaatagGCACCAGGAGGCATTGCAACACCACAAGTATATTCTCAACTTCTGGCATTGTATTTACTACATAATGATATGTAAGTACTATTTAtgtagaaaaaaacaca
Above is a window of Stigmatopora nigra isolate UIUO_SnigA chromosome 11, RoL_Snig_1.1, whole genome shotgun sequence DNA encoding:
- the slc40a1 gene encoding solute carrier family 40 member 1 — encoded protein: MENSPAKKTCCESLQNFFTSSKLLIYMGHALSTWGDRMWNFAVAVFLVELYGDSLLLTAVYGLVVAGSVLLLGAIIGDWVDRNPRLKVAQTSLVVQNSCVIACGGLLMVVFHFKAQLAELYNGWLLTTCYILVISVANVANLASTAMSITIQRDWVVVVAGQDSSKLADMNATLRIIDQLTNILAPMLVGQIMAFGSHFIGCGFISGWNLLSMFLEYMLLWKVYQKTPALAVKSGQKEQNEEELKQLSPDPESKTSQSPEDSSQPMIEATSPTLKVMVKVPKKQSRCYKVTEPLRTLKAGWKAYYNQSIFFAGISLAFLYMTVLGFDCITTGYAYTQGLNGSVLSLLMGASAVSGICGTVAFTWVRKKCGLIRTGFISGVAQLSSLMLCVFSVFAPGSPMDLSVSPFQEVYSQVVGEKTLPMIESLEGMLTIGNLTATSPPGEEVLSRNYVSVSFLFAGVIAARVGLWSFDLTVTQLIQENVIESERGVINGVQNSMNYLLDLLHFIMVILAPNPEAFGLLVIISVSFVATGHIMYFYFAFKSLGLRLFLCCSPEQKVRTEGNPSPDNAI